The genomic DNA TTACATTGATTCCAATCCAGTTGGTAGAGTTGATAACCTTGGCGAAATACTCAGGGTAGCCATTTTTCCACCAACCCACTCGGGTTTTATCGGGGTAGTAAACGCCACCTATGTAGCTTCCCTGAAGCGTGCTGCCGGTGAATTTCTCTTCAAAGTTAGCACGCTGTCCCATAGCACCATTTCCAATGCTGAAAATACTCTCCGAAGCGCGAGTATTTTCAGGAATAAATCCCTCTTCAATGATGCACCACTCGTCGTGTTTAAGATAAGGGTTCATATCGATTACTTTTTTAAGAATAGTTCAATTAATTTGCTATATGTAAAACCTTTAAGATTAGGCACAACCACATCGGCACGGTTCAGAATTTGAGGATTGCCAATACCAACAGTGCGCATACCTGCATTAATTGCAGCCTCAATACCGGCTTCGGCATCCTCAAATACAACACAAAACTCAGGATTTACCCCAAGCGATTTTGCAGCAACCAGGAAGATATCAGGTGCCGGTTTGGCTACTGTAACCGAGTTACCATCAATTACAGCATCGAAATGATTTTTTAAACCAATCCGTTCAAGGATAAGGGGCGAATTTTTGCTTGCAGAACCAAGAGAAACTTTTATGCCATTAGCCCTTAACTCTTCCAGCAATTCCTTTGCGCCAGGAAGAATCTCATCGGGGGTCATTCGTTCAATGTACTCCACGTACCAGGCATTTTTCTTGGCAGCCATTCGTTCCATTTCATCCAATGGAAACGACAAACCACCAACCTCCAGCAAAATTTCAAGGGAGCGCATACGGCTAACTCCTTTAAGGCGCTCGTTATGCTGCTCGGTAAACTCAAAGCCCAACTCCTGCGCAAGGCGCTTCCAAGCCAAGTAGTGATACTTTGCAGTATCGACCACTACCCCATCTAAATCGAAAATACAAGCCTTAATCTCATTCATCGGGTTAAGCCTTTTTCTCTTTAACAAAAAGAATAGCGCTTGCCGAAGCTAAAAGCATCGATAAACCAGCAAGAACTATCATATAGATTGCCTTTTCGTTGAAAACAAATTTGAGAATAGTTCCAAGCAGTAAACCACTTACAATTTGCGGTACTACCACGGTTATGTTGAAAATGCCCATATACACTCCCATTCTATCGGCTGGTAGCGAACGCGCAAGAATTGCGTAAGGCATAGCCAGAATGGCAGCCCAAGCAATTCCAACACCTACCATTGAAAGAATAAGAGCATATTGACCGGTAAATATGTACATCGATAAATAGCCTAACGCGCCAAAAAGAAGCGAAATGGAATAGGTTTTTACTCTACCCAAGCGATTAGCTATCTTGTCGAGGAAAATGGCAAAAATGGCCGCAAAAACGCTATATAATCCAAAAAGAACCCCTACCCAGTTAGCCGCTTCGTTATACTCAGGAGAGGTGGAATCGCCAATGGCTGTTCCCCAAATATGCTGGGCTACGGCTGGTGTTGTATAAACCCACATGGCAAACAGAGCAAACCAAGAAAAGAACTGAACAATGGCTAGTTTGCCCATTATACCCGGCATTGATGTTAAAGTTTGCCAGAAACTTTTTTTCTCAGCTTCAACAACAACGCTATCGGATTGGTTGTACTGTTTAAACTCATCGGGGTTATATTCCTTGGTTGTGAACACAGTCCACAAAACCGATATCAACAGAATAGAACCACCAATATAAAACGACCAAACCACTGAAGGGGGAACTTGTCCCTCAGGAGCGGTATTACCCACTCCAAGCAAATTAGTGAGGACGAAAGGTAGGAAAGAACCAATAACAGCACCCAGATTGATAAGCAGGGTTTGAATTGAATAACCAGTATTAGTTTGCTCATCGGGGGTCATGTCGGCAACCAAAGAGCGAAAAGGCTGGAAAGTAACGTTGAACGAAGCATCCATTAATGCCAGCATTATTGCTCCAAAAATTACAGGAGGCAGAATGGCTATTGCAATATGTGAGTTAGGCATAAAAAACATTCCTAATGAAGCTGCAATAGCACCTCCAAAAATAAAAGGCTTACGGCGCCCCATTCTAGTCCAAGTCCTATCGCTCGCTGCTCCTACCCATGGCTGAATGATTAGCCCCATGATTGGTGCTACAAGCCAGAAAAAAGAGAGGTGATGTAGGTCAGCGCCATAGTTTGATAGTATGCGTGAAACATTGGCATTTTGCAGGGCAAAACCTGCCTGAACCCCTAAAAAGCCAAAGCTAAGGTTCCAAATTTGCCAAAAGCTGAGTTTAGGTTTCTTTGCCATAAAGCTATTTTTAGTTTTCAAGGTGTCCAAAATTAAAGTAAAAAAATCTTAAAAAAAACATAACACAAAGTTAAAACCCTTGTGAAATAAGGGTTTCAGAACATGAAAGAGGCATTTCAATCGTTTACGAAGGGTTGAAGAAATATTTCAAAAATTTTCAATACTGAAACCCTTGAACATCAGGAAAACCGCGTAAAATCAACCGTAAACGTTTGCGGTAAATTTATCGATGGGTGTGTTTTGATATTGAATTTAAATGGAACGCAGATGACGCAGATTATAGTGATTTACACTGTGAAACGATTTAAGTTGATGGTTGTTGGTTGATTGTTGATAGTTGATAGTTTGGTGTAATCCCGTCCTATCGTGTCATGCTGAGCTTGCCGAAGCATCGCTTTATGCCTTCACTACCTTTATTTCTTTTTAATTTGTTTTTGGCAATCG from Tenuifilum sp. 4138str includes the following:
- the pgmB gene encoding beta-phosphoglucomutase — translated: MNEIKACIFDLDGVVVDTAKYHYLAWKRLAQELGFEFTEQHNERLKGVSRMRSLEILLEVGGLSFPLDEMERMAAKKNAWYVEYIERMTPDEILPGAKELLEELRANGIKVSLGSASKNSPLILERIGLKNHFDAVIDGNSVTVAKPAPDIFLVAAKSLGVNPEFCVVFEDAEAGIEAAINAGMRTVGIGNPQILNRADVVVPNLKGFTYSKLIELFLKK
- a CDS encoding MFS transporter, coding for MAKKPKLSFWQIWNLSFGFLGVQAGFALQNANVSRILSNYGADLHHLSFFWLVAPIMGLIIQPWVGAASDRTWTRMGRRKPFIFGGAIAASLGMFFMPNSHIAIAILPPVIFGAIMLALMDASFNVTFQPFRSLVADMTPDEQTNTGYSIQTLLINLGAVIGSFLPFVLTNLLGVGNTAPEGQVPPSVVWSFYIGGSILLISVLWTVFTTKEYNPDEFKQYNQSDSVVVEAEKKSFWQTLTSMPGIMGKLAIVQFFSWFALFAMWVYTTPAVAQHIWGTAIGDSTSPEYNEAANWVGVLFGLYSVFAAIFAIFLDKIANRLGRVKTYSISLLFGALGYLSMYIFTGQYALILSMVGVGIAWAAILAMPYAILARSLPADRMGVYMGIFNITVVVPQIVSGLLLGTILKFVFNEKAIYMIVLAGLSMLLASASAILFVKEKKA